From Candidatus Rokuibacteriota bacterium, a single genomic window includes:
- a CDS encoding 2-hydroxyacyl-CoA dehydratase family protein, translated as MATAVTERQYQGQVHEHSRRLMSAWMDELGRAEAEGVPTGALMISGNCVELLRACHILPMFPEVTALQAAIRKKSLPLILKAEQAGYSSDNCAYVKADIGLFLDGGMGPGKPIPFPTITVCNYVGCNVYVKWFEHLADLSGSKLFMLDVPFCRTAQPSAADIQYVVAQLKELIALCESVSGKKFDIDELREILAYAARAEEGYARSKELCKRHPAPFDAYFDAINMMGPINVLRGMREGAEFFDAAVAEFESLVAQGHGPLSEERFRTVVEGPPPYPFYRNFRNLFAKWGAVAVQSTYSTVGGIWEWGFRHDPRRPLESIAEQMMTENLTNRSIVARYAQIKRYVEEWEADALIIHSIKSCRLFSAGQGDMRDYFTRELGVPTLMVESDLEDPRYYAEAQIKNRIDAFFESLEHKKVVAGR; from the coding sequence ATGGCGACTGCGGTGACGGAGCGGCAGTACCAGGGCCAGGTGCACGAGCACTCGCGGCGGCTCATGTCCGCGTGGATGGACGAGCTCGGCCGCGCCGAAGCCGAGGGCGTGCCGACGGGCGCGCTCATGATCTCCGGGAACTGCGTGGAGCTCCTGCGCGCCTGCCACATCTTGCCGATGTTCCCCGAGGTGACAGCGCTCCAGGCCGCAATCCGGAAGAAGTCGCTGCCGCTGATCCTCAAGGCGGAGCAGGCGGGTTACTCCAGCGACAACTGCGCCTACGTCAAGGCCGACATCGGCCTGTTCCTCGACGGCGGCATGGGACCGGGCAAGCCCATCCCGTTCCCGACCATCACCGTGTGCAACTACGTCGGCTGCAACGTGTACGTCAAGTGGTTCGAGCATCTGGCCGACCTCTCGGGATCAAAATTGTTCATGCTGGACGTCCCGTTCTGCCGGACCGCTCAGCCGAGCGCGGCCGACATCCAGTACGTGGTCGCCCAGCTCAAGGAGCTGATCGCGCTCTGCGAGTCGGTGTCCGGGAAGAAGTTCGACATCGACGAGCTGCGCGAGATCCTCGCCTACGCCGCGCGGGCCGAGGAGGGTTACGCGCGCTCCAAGGAGCTCTGCAAGCGCCATCCGGCGCCCTTCGACGCCTACTTCGACGCCATCAACATGATGGGCCCGATCAACGTACTGCGCGGCATGCGGGAAGGCGCCGAGTTCTTCGACGCGGCGGTCGCCGAGTTCGAGAGCCTGGTCGCCCAGGGGCACGGACCGCTGTCGGAGGAGCGATTCCGCACCGTGGTCGAGGGACCGCCGCCCTACCCCTTCTACAGGAACTTCCGGAACCTCTTCGCCAAGTGGGGCGCCGTCGCGGTCCAGTCCACGTATTCCACCGTGGGCGGCATCTGGGAGTGGGGGTTCCGGCACGACCCCAGGCGCCCGCTGGAGTCGATCGCCGAGCAGATGATGACCGAGAACCTGACCAACCGGTCCATCGTCGCACGCTACGCGCAGATCAAGCGCTACGTGGAGGAGTGGGAGGCCGACGCGCTCATCATCCACTCGATCAAGTCCTGCCGGCTCTTCTCCGCCGGGCAGGGGGACATGCGCGACTACTTCACCCGCGAGCTTGGTGTCCCGACGCTCATGGTCGAGTCCGATCTCGAGGACCCCCGCTACTACGCCGAGGCCCAGATCAAGAACCGCATCGACGCGTTTTTCGAATCGCTCGAGCATAAAAAGGTGGTCGCGGGGAGATGA
- a CDS encoding molybdopterin-dependent oxidoreductase, with product MSTTERIPTYCYQCVAGPDLLKVVVRDGVAVGVEPNCDMADTHPAGGKVCVRAYGLVQKVYNPARIQTPLRRTNPKKARGEDPGWEPISWDEALGLLAGKLNGIRATGLTDASGYPRLAVTFGSGGIAPAYLGTFAALLAAWGPVDQGIGSGQGVKCYHSEHLYGEFWHRAFTVAADMPRCDYVLSFGYNGDASGGVTGVFRHAEARARGLHWVQLEPHMSITAAGAQEWVPVKPKTDAAVLFALMHSILLEHDWRVVCDVAFLERMTSSPYLVGPGGYYLRDPESGKPLVWDLDLGRPLPFDDPRCTRPAMEGGYIAAGVEIGADGARRSVSDRVKPAFQLLLEHVRPYTPEWAAGIADVPAATIRRIAAEYLDHSKVGATIEIDGITYPHRPVAVLLGKTVTNGWGGYECCWARTMLAALVGALEVPGGILGTTVRLNRPAQNRLDSVKPGPDGFMEQPLNATGKDTWKGSPHIRNAYRTLVPLAGNSPWSAALGPAHLPWLFMDSPPEHWPAPTLPDVWIIYRTNPAVSNWETGRIERELERFPFVAAFAYTQDETNWYADLLLPEATDLESLQLYRVGGTKYIEQYWQHSGWALRQPAVASPCDVRDLTDVATELAARTDLLPEYLAAINRGSGTTVPLKGVGYDYAFPGTGTGTGTGTGATLPVAAEIWDRVCRAATRSLTGGAEERDLEWFKRHGAFFVPFATKQYFLHSTMVAKGLRYELPYQERIKRMGEELGARLHEREITWWDVQLEEYQPLPKWKDFPGIWLGSAEIHGKNGRDFPFWLLTSRSMQYSWGSNVSLPIMADVARHVRGHFGVMLNRGAARRLGIAEGDLIEVESPTGKTQGRAILREGVRPDVAVILQQFGNWATPFARDLGMPNLNQVASMDLALTDATGSGADLVPVAIRRAS from the coding sequence ATGAGCACTACCGAGCGGATCCCGACCTACTGCTACCAGTGCGTGGCGGGCCCTGACCTGCTCAAGGTCGTGGTCCGCGACGGCGTGGCCGTGGGCGTCGAGCCCAACTGCGACATGGCCGACACGCATCCGGCGGGCGGCAAGGTCTGCGTCCGCGCCTACGGCCTCGTCCAGAAGGTCTACAATCCCGCGCGCATCCAGACGCCGCTCCGCCGGACCAATCCGAAGAAGGCGCGCGGCGAAGACCCGGGATGGGAGCCCATCTCGTGGGACGAGGCCCTCGGCCTCCTCGCGGGCAAGCTCAACGGCATCCGAGCCACGGGCCTCACCGACGCGAGCGGCTACCCGAGGCTCGCCGTCACCTTCGGCTCAGGCGGCATCGCGCCGGCCTATCTCGGCACCTTCGCCGCGCTGCTGGCGGCGTGGGGGCCCGTGGATCAGGGCATCGGCAGCGGGCAGGGCGTCAAGTGCTACCACTCCGAGCATCTCTACGGCGAGTTCTGGCACCGCGCCTTCACGGTGGCCGCCGACATGCCGCGCTGCGACTACGTCCTGTCCTTCGGCTACAACGGCGACGCCTCGGGCGGCGTCACCGGCGTCTTCCGCCACGCCGAGGCGCGGGCGCGGGGGCTTCACTGGGTGCAGCTCGAGCCTCACATGTCGATCACGGCGGCGGGGGCGCAGGAGTGGGTGCCCGTCAAGCCCAAGACCGACGCGGCCGTGCTCTTCGCCCTGATGCACTCGATCCTCCTGGAGCACGACTGGCGCGTGGTCTGCGACGTGGCGTTCCTCGAGCGGATGACGAGCTCGCCGTACCTCGTCGGGCCCGGCGGCTACTACCTGCGCGACCCCGAGAGCGGCAAGCCGCTCGTCTGGGATCTCGACCTCGGGCGCCCCCTGCCGTTCGACGATCCGCGCTGCACCCGGCCGGCCATGGAGGGCGGGTACATCGCGGCGGGGGTTGAGATCGGCGCCGACGGCGCGCGGCGGAGCGTGAGCGATCGCGTCAAACCCGCCTTCCAGCTGCTGCTCGAACACGTCCGGCCCTATACGCCGGAGTGGGCGGCCGGGATCGCCGACGTGCCCGCGGCAACGATCAGGCGGATCGCCGCCGAGTACCTCGATCACTCCAAGGTAGGCGCCACCATCGAGATCGACGGCATCACCTATCCTCACCGGCCGGTGGCCGTGCTCCTCGGCAAGACGGTGACGAACGGCTGGGGCGGCTACGAATGCTGCTGGGCGCGGACCATGCTGGCGGCGCTCGTCGGCGCGCTCGAGGTGCCCGGCGGCATCCTCGGCACCACGGTCAGGCTCAACCGGCCCGCGCAGAACCGGCTCGACTCGGTCAAGCCCGGGCCCGACGGCTTCATGGAGCAGCCGCTCAACGCGACGGGCAAGGACACGTGGAAGGGCTCCCCGCACATTCGCAACGCGTACCGCACCCTCGTGCCGCTGGCCGGCAACTCGCCGTGGTCGGCGGCGCTCGGCCCGGCGCATCTGCCGTGGCTCTTCATGGACAGCCCGCCGGAGCACTGGCCGGCGCCGACCCTGCCGGACGTGTGGATCATCTACCGGACCAACCCGGCCGTGTCTAACTGGGAGACGGGGCGCATCGAGCGGGAGCTCGAGCGCTTCCCCTTCGTCGCCGCCTTCGCCTACACGCAGGACGAGACCAACTGGTACGCCGACCTCCTGCTGCCGGAAGCGACCGACCTCGAGTCGCTCCAGCTGTACAGGGTCGGCGGCACCAAATACATCGAGCAGTACTGGCAGCATTCGGGCTGGGCGCTCCGGCAGCCGGCGGTCGCCTCGCCGTGCGACGTCCGCGACCTCACCGACGTCGCCACGGAGCTGGCGGCCCGCACCGATCTCCTGCCCGAGTACCTCGCTGCAATCAACCGCGGCTCGGGCACGACGGTGCCGCTCAAGGGCGTGGGCTACGACTATGCCTTTCCTGGCACCGGCACCGGCACCGGCACCGGCACCGGCGCGACGCTGCCCGTGGCGGCCGAGATCTGGGATCGCGTGTGCCGCGCGGCGACGCGCTCGCTGACCGGCGGCGCCGAGGAGCGCGACCTCGAGTGGTTCAAGCGCCACGGCGCCTTCTTCGTGCCGTTCGCGACCAAGCAGTACTTCCTGCACTCGACCATGGTCGCCAAGGGCCTCCGCTACGAGCTGCCCTACCAGGAGCGGATCAAGCGCATGGGCGAGGAGTTGGGGGCGCGGCTGCACGAGCGGGAAATCACGTGGTGGGACGTCCAGCTCGAGGAGTACCAGCCGCTGCCGAAGTGGAAGGACTTCCCGGGCATCTGGCTGGGCTCGGCGGAGATCCACGGGAAAAACGGGCGCGACTTCCCGTTCTGGCTGCTGACGAGCCGCAGCATGCAGTACTCCTGGGGCTCCAACGTCTCGCTGCCGATCATGGCCGACGTGGCGCGCCACGTGCGCGGCCACTTCGGCGTCATGCTCAACCGGGGCGCCGCGCGGCGGCTCGGCATCGCCGAGGGCGACCTGATCGAGGTCGAGTCGCCGACGGGCAAGACGCAGGGGCGCGCCATCCTGCGCGAGGGCGTCAGGCCCGACGTGGCCGTGATCCTCCAGCAGTTCGGCAACTGGGCGACGCCCTTCGCCCGCGACCTCGGGATGCCCAACCTGAACCAGGTGGCGAGCATGGACCTGGCGCTGACCGACGCGACGGGTTCCGGCGCCGACCTGGTCCCGGTGGCTATCCGGAGGGCGTCGTAA
- a CDS encoding 4Fe-4S dicluster domain-containing protein: MAKWGMVIDTRRCVGCQTCTIACMQEQGLPAGTAWRFVADCEIGEYPDVRRVFLPMQCMHCAEPPCVPVCPTGASRQRADGIVWIEYNACVGCGYCAVACPYHARHRVHEAPGYFGALTPSETATARPERHDVMTKCTFCKERVDEGLAQGLTPGVDAAATPMCSVSCIANAIIFGDLDDPASPVSKTLGEGKAQPLMPECGTQPNVFYVVE, translated from the coding sequence ATGGCCAAGTGGGGCATGGTGATTGACACGCGGCGCTGCGTCGGCTGCCAGACCTGCACCATCGCCTGTATGCAGGAGCAGGGGCTGCCCGCGGGAACGGCGTGGCGCTTCGTCGCCGACTGCGAGATCGGCGAGTACCCCGACGTGCGCCGCGTCTTCCTGCCGATGCAGTGCATGCACTGCGCCGAGCCGCCCTGCGTGCCCGTCTGCCCCACGGGCGCCTCGCGCCAGCGGGCCGACGGCATCGTCTGGATCGAGTACAACGCCTGCGTCGGCTGCGGCTACTGCGCCGTGGCCTGCCCCTACCACGCGCGCCACCGCGTCCACGAGGCGCCCGGCTACTTCGGCGCGCTCACGCCGTCTGAGACCGCCACGGCGCGGCCCGAGCGGCACGACGTCATGACCAAGTGCACCTTCTGCAAGGAGCGCGTGGACGAGGGGCTCGCCCAGGGGCTGACTCCGGGTGTGGATGCGGCGGCCACGCCCATGTGCTCGGTCTCTTGCATCGCCAACGCGATCATCTTCGGAGACCTCGACGATCCCGCGAGCCCGGTGTCGAAGACGCTGGGCGAAGGCAAGGCCCAGCCGCTCATGCCCGAGTGCGGTACGCAGCCGAACGTCTTCTACGTGGTGGAGTGA
- a CDS encoding DmsC/YnfH family molybdoenzyme membrane anchor subunit, protein MTPPVELIPAQRQRLWGWQAVANFTLGGVGAGLYGTAVMVAGFERGPAVALASWLAPLLVLAGFVAVAGEAGRPLRGPRVLWKVRTSWMSRELWIGGIFVLLVAADIAFPLRLHRAQALAAAVLLALAQGMILRRSRGIAAWDAAVMPWLFLLSAAVSGAGAYMLLEVLAGRTVPPAVLTAGILLVILTFWAGRAYVSTPAGHAFRDATASLRGGAAGRLAAGLGGALPLGALAVALASPPAAATAAALAGLAMVAGQAYVKTELIVRAGLFRPITVPTLRMSRRLS, encoded by the coding sequence ATGACTCCTCCGGTCGAGCTGATTCCGGCGCAGCGCCAGCGGCTCTGGGGCTGGCAGGCCGTCGCCAACTTCACCTTGGGCGGGGTAGGGGCCGGGTTGTACGGCACAGCCGTCATGGTGGCGGGTTTCGAGCGGGGGCCGGCCGTGGCACTGGCGTCATGGCTGGCGCCCCTTCTCGTGCTCGCGGGTTTCGTCGCTGTAGCCGGCGAGGCTGGGCGGCCCCTCCGCGGGCCGCGGGTGCTCTGGAAGGTGCGGACCTCGTGGATGTCGCGCGAGCTCTGGATCGGCGGCATCTTCGTGCTGCTGGTCGCCGCGGACATCGCCTTCCCGCTGAGACTGCACCGCGCCCAGGCGCTCGCCGCGGCGGTCCTGCTCGCGCTGGCCCAGGGCATGATCCTCCGCCGCTCGCGGGGCATCGCCGCCTGGGACGCGGCCGTCATGCCGTGGCTCTTCCTGCTCTCGGCGGCGGTCTCGGGCGCGGGCGCCTACATGCTCCTCGAGGTCCTGGCGGGACGGACGGTCCCGCCCGCCGTCCTCACCGCGGGCATCCTGCTGGTCATTCTGACGTTCTGGGCGGGGCGCGCCTACGTCTCGACGCCCGCCGGCCACGCCTTCAGGGACGCGACGGCTTCCCTCCGGGGCGGCGCCGCGGGGCGCCTCGCCGCCGGCCTTGGCGGAGCGCTTCCGCTGGGGGCGCTCGCCGTGGCGCTGGCCTCGCCCCCTGCCGCCGCCACGGCCGCCGCGCTGGCGGGGCTCGCCATGGTCGCCGGCCAGGCCTACGTCAAGACCGAGCTCATCGTGAGGGCCGGGCTCTTCCGCCCGATCACCGTGCCCACTCTCAGGATGTCGAGGAGGCTTTCATGA
- a CDS encoding acyl-CoA dehydratase activase, whose product MIYGGGVDVGSTQTKAVIVDESRTILARILIPTGANVSRAGENSFVKACEAAGLPREAVGYVVGTGYGRYKILFGDAQITEITCHARGAQSLFPATRTVIDMGGQDTKVIKVGPDGSVMDFSMNDKCAAGTGRFLSAAADVTGVGLDEIGPLALQAKVPVRLTSVCTVFVESDIMSYLAQRKTIEDILGGVHKAIATRTMSLIRRVGVENEVTFTGGVSLNIGMVRALEEVLGQSINVSEEGHYMGALGAALFALERAQAGARGEHVAEGAGRA is encoded by the coding sequence ATGATCTACGGCGGCGGAGTCGACGTCGGGTCCACCCAGACCAAGGCGGTCATCGTGGATGAATCGCGCACGATCCTCGCGCGCATCCTCATCCCGACGGGCGCCAACGTCTCACGCGCGGGCGAGAACTCCTTCGTCAAGGCGTGCGAGGCGGCCGGGCTGCCCCGTGAGGCCGTCGGTTACGTGGTCGGCACGGGTTACGGGCGGTACAAGATCCTCTTCGGCGACGCCCAGATCACCGAGATCACGTGCCACGCCCGCGGCGCCCAGTCGCTGTTTCCGGCGACGCGCACCGTCATCGACATGGGCGGGCAGGACACCAAGGTCATCAAGGTGGGGCCCGACGGCTCCGTCATGGACTTCTCGATGAACGACAAGTGCGCGGCGGGCACCGGCCGCTTTCTCTCGGCGGCCGCGGATGTCACGGGAGTCGGTCTGGACGAGATCGGGCCCCTGGCGCTCCAGGCCAAGGTGCCGGTGCGCCTGACCTCGGTCTGCACCGTCTTCGTCGAAAGCGATATCATGTCCTACCTGGCGCAGCGCAAGACCATCGAGGACATCCTGGGCGGCGTCCACAAGGCGATCGCCACGCGCACCATGTCCCTGATCCGGCGCGTGGGCGTCGAGAACGAGGTGACGTTCACGGGCGGCGTCAGCCTGAACATCGGCATGGTCCGAGCGCTCGAAGAGGTGCTCGGCCAGTCCATCAACGTCAGCGAGGAGGGCCACTACATGGGAGCACTCGGCGCGGCGCTCTTCGCCCTCGAGCGCGCCCAGGCAGGCGCCCGCGGCGAGCACGTCGCCGAGGGCGCGGGGAGGGCCTAG
- a CDS encoding acyl-CoA dehydratase activase → MLIAGIDIGSGTTKCVLVDEDRGIRGRGQVKTKADFEKVSCLAMEAACADAGVGADAVGYIATTGLGRYAVPFRDIQITDLTCGARGAATLFPDAGFVLDIGAQCSRAIHLRDGGKVKEFHMNEKCAAGSGGFLERAAKYLEVTVADIGPMSLGATRPQAISSVCAVLAESEIINHISEGVTVENILRGIHNSLADRALSLLKRVGMDGPVTFIGGVARQEGMVVALKDKLGVQVNVPDGPEYTTALGAALLGLQRHRKMATTAAVAA, encoded by the coding sequence ATGCTGATCGCCGGCATCGATATCGGCTCGGGCACGACCAAGTGCGTGCTCGTGGACGAGGACCGCGGGATCCGCGGGCGCGGCCAGGTGAAGACCAAGGCGGACTTCGAGAAGGTGTCTTGCCTGGCCATGGAGGCCGCCTGCGCGGATGCGGGCGTTGGCGCCGACGCGGTCGGCTACATCGCCACGACGGGCCTCGGGCGCTACGCCGTGCCCTTCCGCGACATCCAGATCACCGATCTCACGTGCGGCGCCCGCGGCGCGGCGACGCTCTTCCCCGATGCGGGCTTCGTCCTCGACATCGGCGCGCAGTGCTCCCGCGCCATCCACCTGCGCGACGGCGGCAAGGTCAAAGAGTTTCACATGAACGAGAAGTGCGCGGCGGGCTCGGGCGGCTTCCTCGAGCGCGCGGCGAAGTACCTCGAGGTGACCGTTGCCGATATCGGTCCGATGTCACTCGGGGCCACGCGGCCGCAGGCCATCTCGAGCGTCTGCGCGGTGCTGGCCGAGTCCGAGATCATCAACCACATCTCGGAAGGCGTGACGGTGGAGAACATCCTGCGCGGCATCCACAACTCGCTGGCCGACCGGGCTTTGTCCCTCCTGAAGCGCGTCGGCATGGACGGGCCCGTGACCTTCATCGGCGGTGTCGCCCGGCAGGAGGGGATGGTGGTCGCCCTCAAGGACAAGCTCGGCGTCCAGGTCAACGTGCCTGACGGCCCGGAGTACACGACCGCGCTCGGCGCCGCGCTCCTGGGGCTGCAGCGCCACCGCAAGATGGCCACGACCGCGGCTGTGGCCGCCTGA
- a CDS encoding GNAT family N-acetyltransferase translates to MARLDVSIRPVEPSDLDALVRIDEKLSGQTRKDYWQRRLEISVLRPPWMSLVAETDGRLAGFLFGWVSESEFGIAEPTGWVDLIGVDPPYRGRGVGHALLQRFLDSGSELRSIAKVATLIDLGQADIREFFTRLGFRHGPMIQMERDV, encoded by the coding sequence ATGGCCCGACTGGACGTGTCGATTCGACCCGTGGAGCCGTCCGACCTCGACGCGCTCGTGCGCATCGACGAGAAGCTCTCCGGACAGACCCGCAAGGACTACTGGCAGCGCAGGCTCGAGATCTCGGTGCTGAGGCCGCCCTGGATGTCGCTCGTGGCCGAGACCGATGGCCGCCTCGCGGGCTTCCTGTTCGGCTGGGTGAGCGAGAGCGAGTTCGGCATCGCCGAGCCGACCGGCTGGGTCGACCTGATCGGCGTGGACCCGCCGTACCGCGGGCGGGGCGTCGGCCACGCGCTCCTCCAGCGCTTTCTCGACAGCGGCAGCGAGCTCCGGTCCATCGCCAAGGTCGCGACGCTGATCGACCTCGGCCAGGCCGACATCCGCGAGTTCTTCACGCGGCTGGGCTTCCGCCACGGACCGATGATCCAAATGGAGCGAGATGTCTAA
- a CDS encoding ABC transporter substrate-binding protein: MRAILALLLSTLALTWGSPAAQAQDAYKVGAIFSITGPGSSLGIPERDTALMLEADINAKGGIKGPDGKLHPLKIVIYDDASDETKAVLAAKKLIDEDKVTAIVGTTLSGTSLAILDTVQKAEVPLVSCAAAIKIVEPAAERKWIFKTPQSDYLIVGVLVDYLKAKGLTKVGWLNVDYAFGQLGWIEFEKAAQKAGLTIAANEKFGQKDVDMTAQMTRVKAANPQAVVIWSIPPSASLATKNYADLGLKMPLFQSHGVGNKTFIQLAGPASNGVVFPAGKLLVAEQLPDGDVQKPVLLAYARDFEAKYGPRNTFGGHAWDAVHLVVKALERAGTDRAGVRSAIEGTRNFVGITGVFDFSATDHNGLDRRAVTMIQITDGQWRQAK, translated from the coding sequence ATGCGCGCGATACTGGCCCTGCTGCTCTCCACCCTTGCCCTGACGTGGGGCAGTCCGGCCGCCCAGGCCCAGGACGCCTACAAGGTCGGCGCGATCTTCTCCATCACGGGCCCGGGCTCCTCGCTCGGCATCCCCGAGCGCGACACGGCGCTCATGCTCGAGGCCGACATCAACGCCAAGGGCGGGATCAAGGGGCCCGACGGCAAGCTCCACCCGCTCAAGATCGTGATCTACGACGACGCGAGCGACGAGACCAAGGCGGTGCTGGCCGCCAAGAAGCTCATCGACGAGGACAAGGTCACGGCGATCGTGGGCACCACGCTCTCCGGCACGTCGCTGGCCATCCTGGACACGGTGCAGAAGGCGGAGGTGCCGCTCGTCTCCTGCGCCGCGGCCATCAAGATCGTCGAGCCCGCCGCCGAGCGCAAGTGGATCTTCAAGACGCCGCAGAGCGACTACCTGATCGTCGGCGTGCTCGTGGACTACCTCAAGGCCAAGGGCCTGACGAAGGTCGGCTGGCTCAACGTGGACTACGCCTTCGGCCAGCTGGGCTGGATCGAGTTCGAGAAGGCGGCGCAGAAGGCGGGCCTGACGATCGCCGCGAACGAGAAGTTCGGGCAGAAGGACGTGGACATGACCGCCCAGATGACCCGCGTCAAGGCGGCCAACCCGCAGGCCGTGGTCATCTGGTCCATCCCGCCCTCGGCGTCCCTCGCCACCAAGAACTACGCCGACCTCGGCCTGAAGATGCCGCTGTTCCAGAGCCACGGCGTGGGCAACAAGACCTTTATCCAGCTGGCGGGCCCCGCCTCGAACGGCGTGGTCTTCCCCGCCGGCAAGCTGCTCGTGGCCGAGCAGCTGCCGGACGGCGATGTGCAGAAGCCCGTGCTGCTCGCCTACGCGCGCGACTTCGAGGCCAAGTACGGCCCGCGCAACACCTTCGGCGGCCACGCCTGGGACGCCGTGCACCTCGTGGTCAAGGCCCTCGAGCGGGCCGGGACCGACCGGGCGGGCGTCCGCTCGGCCATCGAAGGCACCCGGAACTTCGTCGGGATCACCGGCGTGTTCGACTTCTCGGCCACGGACCACAACGGCCTCGACCGCCGCGCCGTCACCATGATCCAGATCACGGACGGCCAGTGGCGCCAGGCCAAGTGA
- a CDS encoding branched-chain amino acid ABC transporter permease, whose product MTAADQLAQYLASGLVVGGVYALIGLGFVIVYSVTRVINFAQGEFVMLGALLMVTFESRGLGAWAAFALTIACVAALGALLERAAVHPIANAPGLTILIVTIGASIALRGGALVVWGTDPFALPAFSAGPPLHFLGATIVRQGIWVLGVAAAVFAGLWFFFTRTYPGTAVRGCAINARAARLMGIPVERMWLLAFALSGALGAVAGAVIAPITYATYDMGLMLGLKGFVAAVLGGLVSPPGAIAGGFLLGVLESLSAGFLSSGYKDAVAFVVLIVIGLVQAAGWLPWRVAEEGET is encoded by the coding sequence ATGACAGCCGCTGACCAACTTGCTCAGTATTTAGCCTCTGGGCTGGTGGTCGGCGGCGTCTACGCGCTCATCGGACTCGGCTTCGTCATCGTCTACAGCGTCACGCGCGTCATCAACTTCGCCCAGGGCGAATTCGTCATGCTGGGGGCGCTCCTGATGGTCACCTTCGAGTCGCGGGGGCTGGGCGCATGGGCGGCCTTCGCGCTGACGATCGCGTGCGTCGCGGCGCTCGGGGCGCTGCTCGAGCGCGCGGCCGTTCACCCCATCGCCAACGCGCCGGGCTTGACCATCCTCATCGTGACGATCGGCGCCTCCATCGCCCTCCGGGGCGGGGCGCTCGTCGTATGGGGCACGGACCCCTTCGCGCTGCCGGCCTTCTCGGCGGGACCGCCGCTCCACTTCTTGGGCGCCACGATCGTGAGGCAGGGAATCTGGGTCCTCGGCGTGGCCGCGGCGGTGTTCGCAGGGCTCTGGTTCTTCTTCACGCGGACCTACCCAGGCACGGCCGTCCGCGGCTGCGCGATCAACGCCCGGGCGGCCCGGCTCATGGGCATCCCCGTCGAGCGGATGTGGCTGCTCGCCTTCGCCCTGTCGGGCGCCCTCGGGGCGGTCGCGGGCGCGGTGATCGCGCCCATCACCTATGCCACCTACGACATGGGGCTGATGCTCGGGCTCAAGGGCTTCGTGGCGGCCGTGCTCGGCGGGCTCGTCAGTCCGCCGGGCGCGATCGCCGGCGGCTTCCTCCTGGGCGTTCTCGAATCGTTGTCCGCTGGTTTTCTCTCGTCCGGTTACAAGGACGCGGTGGCCTTCGTGGTGCTGATCGTGATCGGCCTGGTGCAGGCGGCGGGGTGGCTGCCCTGGCGGGTGGCGGAAGAGGGCGAGACATGA